The genomic window GGCGCAGCCGGCCGTCCCTCGGGGCGGCCGGCAATGCCGGCCGGCGAACCGCCCGGATCAACCCCGCACGCCCGCTATGAGGCGCCCGACGGCGCTTGTGGGCTAGCGTGGGGAGCATGACGGAGCAGCCCGACCTGCGAGCCTCGCACGCGGACCGGGACCAGGTCGTGGAGTGGCTGCGGATCGCCGCCGGTGACGGTCGGCTGTCCGCCGAGGAGCTCGACGCCCGGCTGGAGTCCGCACTGACCGCGCGCACCCTCGGGGAGCTGGCGGAGCTGACCTCCGACCTGCCTGTGGACCCGGTCGCGGCCGGCAGCCCGGGCATCGGGGCGGCGCCGGCCAAGGACGTGCTCGTCATCGAGCAGAAGGGCGGGCAGTACGCCCGCACCGGGCCCTGGGTGGTCCCCGGCCGCATCGAGCTGCGGCCGAAGATGTGCGACGTCATCCTGGACTTCACCGATGCCGTCATCAACCACCGGACTCTGCGGATCGACGCGGACATGCGGCTCGGCAAGCTGATCATCGTCGCCGGGCCCGGCATCGAGCTGGACATCGACAACCTGACCCTGGCCTTCGCCAAGGTCCGGCTCCGTGGAGAACGCGGTGACCGCGGCGACCGCCGACGCCGGTACAGCGCCGATCCCTCCGATGTGCGGCCCCTGCGGATCGAGATCGTCGGCACCCTGAAATACGGCAAGCTCATCGAGCGGCGGGGGCGGCGACGGCGCTCAGCACGCTGATCAGCCAGGTCCGCGAAACCTCAGCTGCTCAAGGATTAGGAAACAACCCCTAGCGGCCGCCCGGCAGCGGCCCGGCAGCCGTCCCGCAGCCGCCCCCGCTCAGAACTTCAGGTCCGCCTCGATCGGCCGGTGCGCCTGCTTGGAGCCCACGGCCGGGAGCACGACGCTGGCCACCGGCTTGAGCCCGCGGGTCAGCACGTCGTCCAGCCGCACCACCGGGAACTTCGCGGGCCACGTGAACCCGAATCCGGACCCGGCCTTGGCCTGCGCCGACACCAGGCCGGTCGAGGAGCTCAGCAGCGGGCGGATGGCCCGGTCGGTCTGCGCCACGTCCAGGTCGCCGACCACGATCAGGTTCGGCGACGTCTCGGCCTGCACGTGGTCGACCAGCTGCTCCAGCGCGTCGCCCCGGGCGACGCCGAAGCCGTCGTGCGACAGCGAGGGCTGCGGCAGGTGCACGGCGTACACCGTGGCCTGCCGGTTCTGGCCCAGGTCCACGGTGAAGCGCAGCAGCCCGCCGAACTCGCCGGAGGAGCTGTTGACCGACGCCGAGCCGGTCTGCGCCTGGTCGGCCGGGCGGCCGGCCAGGTCCACCGGCTGGGTGGCGCCGATCGGGAAGCGCGACCAGACCGCGAACTCGTACATCGCGATGTGGTAGCCGTAGCGGGCCGGGACCGCCTGGTCGGCCAGCTGGACGTTCTTCGACAGGCCCTGCAGGACCACGACGTCGGCGCCGCGCTCCTCGGCCAGCTTGGCGATGCCGGACAGGTCGGGGGTGCCGGTGTCGGTGGCGGAGACGTTCTGGCTGAGGACCCTGATGTCCGCCGGCCCCGAGCCGCCGGTGCGCAGCAGCGTTGGGCCGAAGCTGCCGGCCCAGACGGCGCAGGTCAGCAGGGCGATGCCGATAGCCCACTTCTTCAGACTCAGCAGGGCCGCGGGCAGGGCCAGCAGCAGGGGCGCGGCGGTCCAGGGCAGGAAGGTGTCGATGAGCGAGCCGAAGCCCATCACGTCCGGCAGCCAGCGGTAGCCGATGAGCACCGCGAGGATCAGGAGGCAGACGATGATGGTCAGGAGGGCTATCTGGCGGCGGGCGCCGGGCCAGTGCGCGTCCTCGGCGTCAGTGTCGGCGACGGTGTCCGTGTCGGTGTCGGTGTCGGCGACAGGTGTGCCGGCCGCGGTGGCCTCGGCGATGGTGGCCTCGGCGACGGCCCGCTCGGTCTCGGCCTCGACGCTCGTTGTCGCAGAGAGCGGAGATCCGGCGGCGGAGACGACCGGGGTGATGGCGGTGGGGGCCTCGTCGACGGGCGCGGGCGACGCAGTCCTCGGCGACACCGGCGCGAACGCCGGAGCAGGCAAGGCGAGTGCGGGGGCATCGTCGAAAGCGGCACTCGAAGGCGCGGCACTCGAAGGCGCGGCACTCGAAGGCGCGGACACCGTGGCGCCGGAAGGCACAGGCGCGGCAGCAGTCGTGAAAGCAGCGGGAGCGGCAGGCGCGGCGGGCAGGCTGGGAGCTACAGGCGCAGCAGCTGTGGGAGCGGCGACCGTCCGGAACGGCGTCGCGGGACTCTCCCGCCGCTGGGTCGGCACCGCC from Catenulispora sp. GP43 includes these protein-coding regions:
- a CDS encoding DUF1707 domain-containing protein gives rise to the protein MTEQPDLRASHADRDQVVEWLRIAAGDGRLSAEELDARLESALTARTLGELAELTSDLPVDPVAAGSPGIGAAPAKDVLVIEQKGGQYARTGPWVVPGRIELRPKMCDVILDFTDAVINHRTLRIDADMRLGKLIIVAGPGIELDIDNLTLAFAKVRLRGERGDRGDRRRRYSADPSDVRPLRIEIVGTLKYGKLIERRGRRRRSAR
- a CDS encoding endonuclease/exonuclease/phosphatase family protein is translated as MGASEDGGGQGPADGAPISDAPISGEIAPPAAEPNSPAPQSSAVSAVAVAAPVFAISDLLRSAADQASATWKPAAVPTQRRESPATPFRTVAAPTAAAPVAPSLPAAPAAPAAFTTAAAPVPSGATVSAPSSAAPSSAAPSSAAFDDAPALALPAPAFAPVSPRTASPAPVDEAPTAITPVVSAAGSPLSATTSVEAETERAVAEATIAEATAAGTPVADTDTDTDTVADTDAEDAHWPGARRQIALLTIIVCLLILAVLIGYRWLPDVMGFGSLIDTFLPWTAAPLLLALPAALLSLKKWAIGIALLTCAVWAGSFGPTLLRTGGSGPADIRVLSQNVSATDTGTPDLSGIAKLAEERGADVVVLQGLSKNVQLADQAVPARYGYHIAMYEFAVWSRFPIGATQPVDLAGRPADQAQTGSASVNSSSGEFGGLLRFTVDLGQNRQATVYAVHLPQPSLSHDGFGVARGDALEQLVDHVQAETSPNLIVVGDLDVAQTDRAIRPLLSSSTGLVSAQAKAGSGFGFTWPAKFPVVRLDDVLTRGLKPVASVVLPAVGSKQAHRPIEADLKF